A single Lolium perenne isolate Kyuss_39 chromosome 6, Kyuss_2.0, whole genome shotgun sequence DNA region contains:
- the LOC139832661 gene encoding uncharacterized protein, protein MPHNESTKRDFWEDLEDLVRRVPIGEKLFIGGDLNGHVGTSNTGFERVHGGFGYGIRNQEGEDVLSFALAYDMVVANTPFRKRESHLVTFSSCLHSSQIDFVLSRREDRRACIDCKVIPGESVVPQHKLVVADFRFRIRVQRGKCAKVARTKWWKLKGEASQTFRERVIKEGPWEEGGDANMMWTSMATCLRKVAVEEFGVTKGSRREAKDTWWWNDEVQKVIREKKDCFRCLYLDRSAANMEKYKVAKKAAKRAVSEARGRAYEDLYQRLNMKEGERDIYKMAKFRERKTRDVNEVKCIKDGEDQLLVKEEAIKRRWREYFDNLYNGEVESSTIELDDSFNDTNTCFVRRIQESEVKEALRRMKGGKAMGPDGSIIIVINYVQITSEHKDLRVVVDERSVSLIRYDQGKIRDSRAVSWD, encoded by the exons ATGCCCcacaatgagagcaccaagagggATTTCTGGGAAGACCTGGAGGACTTGGTTAGGAGGGTACCTATTGGTGAGAAGCTCTTCATAGGAGGAGACCTCAATGGCCATGTGGGTACATCTAACACAGGTTTTGAAAGGGTGCATGGGGGCTTTGGCTATGGCATCAGGAACCAAGAAGGAGAAGACGTCCTGAGCTTTGCTCTAGCCTATGACATGGTCGTAGCTAACACCCCCTTTAGGAAAAGAGAATCCCATCTAGTGACGTTCAGTAGTTGTCTACACTCTAGCCAGATTGATTTTGTCCTCTCTAGAAGAGAAGATAGACGCGCCTGCATTGATTGTAAGGTGATACCTGGAGAGAGTGTTGTCCCTCAACATAAGCTGGTGGTTGCTGACTTTCGCTTTAGGATCCGTGTCCAGCGGGGTAAGTGCGCCAAAGTCGCTAGAACAAAGTGGTGGAAGCTCAAGGGTGAGGCATCCCAGACTTTCAGGGAGAGGGTTATTAAGGAGGGCCCTTGGGAGGAAGGAGGCGATGCAAACATGATGTGGACGAGTATGGCGACCTGCTTGCGGAAGGTCGCTGTAGAGGAGTTTGGGGTGACTAAGGGAAGTAGAAGGGAAGCTAAGGATACCTGGTGGTGGAACGATGAGGTCCAGAAGGTTATTAGggagaaaaaggactgtttcagaTGCCTATATCTGGACAGGAGTGCAGCTAACATGGAGAAGTACAAGGTGGCGAAGAAGGCTGCAAAGCGGGCGGTGAGTGAAGCAAGGGGTCGGGCGTATGAGGACCTCTACCAACGTCTAAACATGAAGGAAGGCGAAAGGGACATCTATAAGATGGCCAAGTTTAGGGAGAGGAAAACGAGGGATGTCAACGAAGTCAAATGCATCAAGGACGGAGAGGATCAGCTTCTTGTGAAGGAAGAGGCGATCAAGCGTAGATGGCGGGAGTACTTTGACAACCTTTACAATGGAGAGGTTGAGAGCTCTACCATTGAGCTAGACGACTCCTTTAATGATACCAACACGTGCTTTGTGCGACGTATCCAGGAGTCTGAGGTTAAGGAGGCGTTAAGGAGGATGAAAGGAGGCAAGGCGATGGGTcctgatg GatccatcatcatcgtcatcaactATGTTCAAATCACATCCGAGCACAAGGACCTACGGGTCGTCGTCGACGAAAGATCGGTCAGTCTCATCCGATACGATCAAGGCAAGATCAGGGACTCCCGTGCAGTTTCATGGGATTAG
- the LOC127309247 gene encoding agamous-like MADS-box protein AGL62, with protein MAPRRPRGTGRKKIEIRPIEREEARQVCFSKRRTGLFKKVSELSTLCGAEVAAVVFSPGGKVFSIGHPSVDSVLDRFRTSYSSEAQTVAAVDGGAGDRNPAQAELNQKLGELQAQLAAIKARNKAIDEFLDKARIEGCQAAAWLEQANDVSQMKEEDRAAFAAALEKLRVDVAVRCDQVLRDVLPVGPLVGGGGEFELGGTSASGGMEMMQHQLMMELVQQQGKQQQQMMMEMPPPPQTGFVDAGMEQQHQMVMGMLPPPQCWGLTPEWRR; from the coding sequence ATGGCACCGCGGCGGCCGAGAGGTACGGGGCGGAAGAAGATCGAGATCCGGCCCATCGAGAGGGAGGAGGCGCGGCAGGTATGCTTCTCCAAGCGCCGCACGGGGCTGTTCAAAAAGGTGAGCGAGCTGTCCACCCTATGCGGCGCCGAGGTGGCCGCTGTCGTCTTCTCCCCAGGAGGCAAGGTCTTCTCCATAGGCCACCCTTCCGTCGACTCCGTCCTCGACCGCTTCCGCACCTCCTACTCTTCGGAGGCTCagactgtggcggcggtggacggcGGCGCCGGTGACCGGAACCCGGCGCAGGCGGAGCTGAACCAGAAGCTTGGCGAGCTGCAAGCGCAGCTGGCCGCGATCAAGGCGCGAAACAAGGCCATCGATGAGTTCTTGGATAAGGCGCGCATCGAGGGGTGCCAGGCGGCGGCGTGGCTGGAGCAGGCCAACGACGTGAGCCAGATGAAGGAGGAGGACCGGGCTGCCTTCGCGGCCGCGCTGGAGAAGCTGCGTGTGGACGTGGCGGTGCGCTGCGACCAGGTGCTCCGGGATGTGCTGCCTGTTGGCCCTCTtgtgggtggcggcggcgagtTTGAGCTCGGTGGCACTAGCGCGAGCGGCGGGATGGAGATGATGCAGCATCagctgatgatggagttggtgcaGCAGCAGGGGAAGCAACAGCAacagatgatgatggagatgccgCCGCCTCCACAAACGGGGTTCGTCGACGCTGGAATGGAGCAGCAGCATCAGATGGTGATGGGGATGTTGCCACCGCCGCAGTGCTGGGGTTTGACACCGGAATGGAGACGGTGA